TGAGTGGGTGATTGTGTGTGATTGTGATTGTGTGTGTGATTGTGATTGTGTgtgattgtgtgtgtgtgattgtgTGGTTGTGATTGTGTGTGATTGTGACTGTGTgtgattgtgtgtgtgtggttgcGTTTGTGTGATTGTATGTGTGACTGTGTGTGATTgtgtgtgtgattctgtgtgactGTGATTGTGATTGTGTGTGTGATTGTGTGATTGTGATTGCGTGTGTGTGTGATTGTGACTGTGTGTGATTGTGACTGTGTgtgattgtgtgtgtgtggttgcGTTTGTGTGATTGTATGTGATTGTGTGATTGTATGTGTGACTGTGTGTGATTgtgtgtgtgattctgtgtgattgTGTGATTGTGATCGTGTGATTGTGCGTGTGggtgattctgtgtgtgattctgtgattatgtgtGTGGTTGcgtgtgtgattctgtgagtgtgtgtgattgtgtgtgtgtgtgattgtatgtatgtgtgtgtgattGTGTGATTCTGATGTGTGTGATTGTGTGATTGTGAGTGTGTGATTGTGTGTGATTTTGTACATGTGTGTGATTGTGTGTGTACACGTGTGTATATGGGTATGTGTACATGCGTGCACATGTGTGTACACGTTTGTttgtgtgcacatgtgtgtacgtgtgtgtatgtgtgtgtatacatgtgttgtgtacgtgtgtgtgtgtgtgtccatgaGCACTTGGCACACTGCACACAGCAATGTACATACCTATAGACTTGCCTTATTCATACCAATGTATGCACACACGTTGTACACATGCACGTACACACACAAACCTGTACTTAGTTATTTctatacatacataaatatcTCTATCCAGGGGAGCCTGCAGGGCTGCATGTACCAGTGTGCACTCACACCAGCCTAACTCCACGTGTccctctgtgtctgtgtccctgtgtctgTGTATGACCACATTGCACGAGCACCTTTATCCATGTCTGGGGGGGCTGCATCCACctgcacagggtgctcctgtccccGTGTTGTCACCTCTGTAACTGTCACCCCCTTGGGGTGCTCTGGTGCCTGTGGAGGGAGGGGTGTGCTCAGCCCCTGTGCACTGGGGGTCCCCATGGCCCAACACAGGGGGGTTGCACACCTGGGGTGGGGTTTGTGCAGGATGCAGCTGGGGGacagcagcccctgcagccctgcagtgCATCTTTGCTGCCATTTGCACAGAAATGTTTCATCTTGGTACAGGAAACAGCATCCACACTGGTCAGGCTAACCTCTTCAATGGTCACCACCCAGAATTAAATCCTGCAGGTCCACCTGATCACAGCAGGTTACAGAGGAGCTTCttctgaggcagctgctggcttttgaaaattaaaccTTACTTAAACCTCAACCAGTTAAGAGAGAAGAGCATCTAATGTATGTTGAGGGAAAATCGATGGCAGGTGGATATCACAGGTGGAAGGTGATGCCTGGAAGGACACCATTGCTCTTCCAAAGGACCTGGCACTCAGGGGTTATGGCCTCCAGATACTGGCCCAGATGAAGGACAgaagaaataagattttaaaattattctgcttgTCATTTGGTCTGCTAATGGCTCCAGCTTTATTTCATTATGGACCAGAAGCAGATGTAGAGAGAGGATGGGTTCAAAATGGTGACTCCATTTTCTCAacctgcttcagctgctgttctTGGGATCAAAGAGAGgtggcagctcctgtgccaTGAATACAGGTACAAAATTCCTCAAGTAAATGTTGACATCTTCCATTCCCTGGAGCTCTTTcaatatgtaaatatttgtcAGATAAGTAAATATTGTAGGAGTGACCTCCAGTGATCAAAGTCTGTTGTTTGAGATGTTTGGATCAATTAGGGAGTGATGTAAAGTGAAGTGCATGCCCATAGCAGAAGCCAGGGAGGatcagcagagccccagcacaggctgctgcacATCCCAGCGTGGGGAATGCTCTGGACACCACTCTTGGGAACATCTGTGCTCCCTCACTTGGATGTTGCAAAGCATCACCCAAGTGACCACGAGCTGCAGAAGGTGAGCCAGCAGCACTCCCTGGGGCTCAGAGATGTCCAGCCCTTGGGTGCTTGACTGGCTCCACAGAAAGCAGCCACGTCCCCAGGCTCAGACCCTCACCCAGCACTCCCAGCCCCTCACTCCTTGGCTGCAGGTAAAGGCTCAGTCTCACCAGCAATGACATTTCCACCATTAGAATAAGGacaaaaagctgcagcagctctgtcccacCCAGCCTGCTTGCTTGCTCGCCGTAAATCTACGTGACAAGCCCAGGACCCAACAGAGAATTCACAGGAATTAATGGCAAATACCCTCCCGAGGTGGCAGACATGTAAGAGACACTTGTGGGGAAGGCGTGTGAAATCTTACCACCATTGAAGGGTTTAGAGAAATAATGTGACACAGTTTAGTGCATTAGATGCTGGGTGCTTATTTTCAGATGCACAAAACACTCCTACAGCTCAGGATACACAGTGTGtctgcagcagaagggaagagaacAACATTAATAATTTCTCTAAGACAATTAATTAGACTCTTTACCAAGCTTAAAGCTTAATCTAATTTCTGCTGTTATACTTTGTCTTCATAAAAGTCTGAAGAAATGAATGAGCATTCTATCACCCTTGCATGATGAaaaccttgggaaaaaaatgggggaTGAAGCAAAATTGTCAGCCCTTCcttgtgatttttaaatcaGACTTGCAAAGTCCACTTTTGTTCTTCAAGTCCCTCCCCCCTAATCCAATTTTGGCTCtgattctgttttaaaaaagcaagttttGAGCCTCAGTCCTTTTGGAGACCAAAGTTTAAAATATGAACTGAAGACTCAAAAccccaacagcaaaaaaaaaaaccaaaacaaaaaaaccaccaaaaaacccaacaaaaacaaaaaacccaacaaaaacaaaaaacccaacaaaaacaaaaaacacaacaaaaacaaaaaacagaagaggGTTTTTAAGGGGACTCTTATGATCTTTGAACAGTTGTTTCTGGCAATACTGTGCAGGCTGCATAAATAAGGGGCTCTGATAGCAATCCCCAGGTCCTGAGGCCATTATAAAAATtagaaagcaaaaacatttaTTAGGATTAGATATAAAATGTAATCCAGATTTATAGCTGATTGTATCAAGTTTTCTAAAGAGCTTGACTCTGGCATTTTACTCTGGCCAGTCAGGCTTGGTCCTTCCCCCACTGCTTTAAGCATAGAGTGCTTACTCTTTTCTCATAAAATAAACTAATTACATTTCCTGTGTGTTTTATAGGTCTCCATGTTCAAACATCACCAGGGCCTTTTTCACTTTCAGCAAATAAGTTCCCCAAAGCCCCTTAGCCAGTAGGGATGAACATCACAACAGGGTGCTCACCCTCCATGTGTTGACACTGATGCTTTAATTCAGGGTAAAGGCTCCAAGCCAGGTTCCCAAAGGAACACTCACCCCAAGCAAGCAGTGTAGGCTGCAAAAAGTTTCTTCTCACCTGTGGGAACACAAAATCCTTATGTATTTGCACGACACCCATAACAGGTTTGTATTCTAtgcctgcttttattttccatttttccactcaTTTTTCCCATCTGCTCCTAAGTTAAAAATCCAGACCAGAGTTTTCTGCCCTTAAAAGTTCCTCCTCACACCAATGGGAAATGGTGTGGAGCCTGTGTAAACACCTGACAGGGCAGAGCTACTGTTCTGAAAGACTCAACCTCAAAaatgagacaggaaaaaaaaaaaccaaaacaaaaccccaaacctgcttGGCACTGCCTGCACTGTTGAAGGCGGAAGGAAGGTTTCTGCTTCAGAGGCAGCAAACAGGGATTttgctgggctggcagaggggaAAAGACACCACGGGATGGGGCTGAGTCACCAGCACCTGACCTGGCACATCTGAAGGATCTTCCACCTCTCCAGAAGCCTCTGGAAGGAGCGTGTGGCACCGTGGCTCTGTGCGGACTGTCCTGGTCCAGCTTGCACCCATCTGCAGGAGTCAGGGTGTGCGTGGGGGCCAAACCTGCCCCTCCTCACCTGGAGTGATGGGGGCCTCAGGCTGGAGAGATGGTTTGGGGAAGGAATCATAggattatagaatcatagaatcatagaattggctgggttggaagggacctcagagatcatcgagtccaagccttgaaccaccgttgtggttgctagaccatggcactgagtgccacatccagtctctttttaaatatctccagggatggagaatccactacttccctgggcagcccattccaatgtctgatcactctctccgtaaagaaattctttctaatatctaacctaaacctcccctggcacaacttgagaccctgccctcttgtcttgctgagagttgcctgggaaaagagcccaacccccccctggctccaacctcctttcagggagttgtagagagtgatgaggtctcccctgagcctcctcttctccaggctgaacacccccagcctctcctcatagggtctgtgctggagtcccttcaccagcctggttgccctcctttggacctgctccaggacctcgatatccttcctaaactgaggggcccagaactggacacaggactcgaggtgtggcctcaccagggctgagtacaggggcagaatcacttccttggacctgctggcgatcCCTCTGGAAAATCACCATCAGCCTCTGTTGTGGCTTCTAAGCAAGGAAAAGGCTTGcacatccccccctcccttcaTCCCACCAGGACTTCACTGAGAACACGAAAGGTTTGCCCACAAGGGGTATTTCTGGTGATCACACGCTCGGAGGAAGAATctcactaaatatttttaaacacttgcCGGCACAAAGTGGGTgtagagagaaagcaaagcactgaaagGATGATAATTGCTCCTTTTTGAGCCTTCCTTCTCTTAACACTGAAATGTTAAACTCAAACAGCCTTTTCTCCCATCCccattgttggttttttgctaTACCCCTCTGTGAGgctggctgctcagcagctAGGGCTGACAAACCCCTTTCTGGGCAGGGGGTTGCTGTGATGCTATGGGATTCCTAaagaaccaaaagaaaacatctccCCAGCCAGTACACACTGAGAATACCAAAACCCAAATCCTCCAgtaaacagagagaaaaacatctgAAGTTAATATATGTGGGAGTACAGCAGAGCTTCTCACATCGACCTCTCCAGGGGGCTGAGAAACCTCCTGGAGGCacatcccagggctgggggacatGGGGAATGCCAGCAGAGTGATGTCTGAGGTCTGCACTGGaatggggctggctggggatgAAATCCCCAGCctcaaggagaaggaggaagaaaggattCCCTGAGTCACCCCTGTCCCGTGATTTGTGAGCTAAGCTACCAGCAGGCTGGTGAAAGCCTTGTTTTCCTCCTGGTTTGTCACAGCAAATGATGTCACAACCAGAAAGCTGAGCATGACTCAGCATGGCCCTTCAGGAGAAGGGGAATACTCTCTGGCTTTTGGCCTCTTCTGTTTGCTGACTGGATTAAAGttcatgcaaaagaaaacactggTTTAAATGTTGTGCCCCTCCTGATAATTATAAATGCTTCCATTTATCTAGAAACACAACTGGCTTGGAAAGATCCAGCAATCTAAGGAGAACCCACTGTTCCTCAAACAGCCAGGCAGTAGTGAAAAGGGGAATCAGGAATCAGCCCTGTCCAGGACTGCAGCCTAAGGTATTAACGTGCTGGGGCTGGGTCCCAAAAATCTCTGGCTCTGTAACTGAGACAGAAGTGGCTGTTGAGGTCCCCAGAAATAGGACACGAGGTGGACATGCTGGGGGTGATGCTTGGCAAGGCTGATAGGAGTGTTCTGTTCTGACTGACCTGCTGCTGCCAGTCACAGTTCTGATTTTATGTCAAATGATGTCAAATTGGCAACCTCCTTCAACATTTTCAGGAAGGACACACAGCAAAGGGGCgaaagaaaaggaaggtgaaTGCAATACCTTTACTGCATGCCTAAAACTTTCAATATCCCATGCTGTGAAAGCTGATGAATCATTCCCTGCACATGCTTAAACCTGAATCTGGTTATGTTTAAACTTTAACTCATGACTTCATGGTGGAATATTAGCCATGTCATACCTAGGTGCTGAAATTTCTAGAGAATTTCTTAAATTAGAAGGACAACCCCTTCCACTGTAAAtactgttttccagaaaagtgTTGCAGTATCAAAATTGCCACACATATGCCAAAAATGTATCTATATGAAAAGCCAAGCGTTTAACATACATACTTCAGGTCAAGAAACTACCTCCCCAtcatggaaattaaaatttctcttcATTGTAGAAGATGATAAATGCCAACATAGTTCTCCTAACTTTCATTATCTTAAACTAAAAAATATGTCACTAAGAGTCAGAGTGGCCAGGCCCTTGGGTGAGAGGAAATTAACACCAATGGGGAACCTAATAATCATTGATCCATCATTATTTAATTACACTTGGATGGCACAGAGAGGGTGTTCTGCCAGCTGGACTATCCTGTGGCCAGATTAAGAGGGCTGTCAACTCTATCTGATCTGCTAAAAAATACTGCTGCCAAGCAACTTGGAAAGCCCCCAAAACATCCTCCTTAATGTCAGTTATGTTTATACTAGTATCTTTATTTTTAGCCCACCCTTCCAAAACACTGGGTTCACACAAGAGCATTAACTCTGGAGTCATTTATTCTTGTTATGCTGAGCATGCAAACCCCTCGGATGGCTACTGCCACCCTGGCACATCCCCACCTCTGTCACCTGGCTGGGCTGACCCTGCTTGCCCGAATTCAGGGGAcggtgaggaggaggagcaggacagCCAAGTGCTGCGATAGCAAATGCCCTGGGGAATGCTGGTGAGGGACCAGTTCAAATGGGGCTGCCTCCTGTGCGAACCTGGGGTCCTCTTTCCCCACCCGCGGGTCTTGGAGGCCCCGTGGCCCCCCAGGAATCATCGCCACACTCGCTCCCCGCTGCCCAAGCATCGGCACAGCCCTGCACCCCCAAACCTCTGCACAACCTGGGATCCCACCCTGATGGACGCTGGGGCTGCCTGCTGGGCGTGGGCACCGCTCACGGGGGGCGAGCCGGGCAGATGGCTAACACCGGTACACACCGACAAACACCGGCAAGCACCGGCACACTTGTAAGCAGTGACAGATTTTTCCAGTCGCTGGAAAAATGAGCGTTTACCGTTTGGCGGGGGTAAACCAGAAAGCTGTAACGTGCTGACCGTAACGGGAACGGACGGGACCCCCGCCCGCAGCAGGGACACCGCGGGGCGGAGCCTGGGGACAGCGGGTCCCGGAGTCGGTGTCACGGGGGCGGGGCCTGTGCCACCGGGGCGGGGTCCTCCCGCCGCGCTATAAAGCTGCGGCTCCGGGCCCAGCCGCTGCCGATCGCTGCTCGCCCGCCCCGTTCCGCCTCGTTCATCACCCGACGGCAATTCCTGCTGCGCCACAGCCATGGCGTCGCTGACGGTGAAAGCTTACCTGCTGGGCAAGGAGGAGGCGGCCCGTGAGATCCGCCGCTTCACCCTCCTGCCCCCCGCCAGCTACCAGGCCATCCATGACCGAGTCGCCGAGCTCTTCCAGGGGCTGCTGCGGGCCGGTCCGCCGCCCGCCTTCCGCATGCACTACAAAGGTGAGCGGGGGGGCTCCTCCCGCGGGTCGGGCCCCGAGATCGCTGCCGCGGAGGGTGGGAAGGCCTCGGGGTTGCTCGGTGACCGGGTGGTCCCCGccatccccttcccccctcccccatcTCCCGTGACCCCCGGACGGGCATCTCATCCTCCGCTTTACCCTCTGTAGATGAGGACGGGGACCTGATCGCTTTTTCCACCGACGAGGAGCTGGGGATGGCGATGCCTTATGTGCAGGACGGCGTTTTTCGTGTTTACATCAAAGGTAACGTCGCGCAGGTCCCTAGGGCGGTAGCGGGTCCCCGGCTGTGACCCCTGTGCTCGCCTGCAGGCCTCCGAAAATGGGAGAAAGAAGCCTGGTGTTGGCTGCAGCCTTCGGGGAGAAAGGTTAAACATAGAGCAAGGTGACATACCAGAACGGGAACTCTCTTTGAGGCAGGGTAAACAGATCACAGGTTTCCTCCTAGCCCTGCCACTGGGGCTGGTCCAGTGCAAGACACCATTGCCACCCTGGCTCCCTGGAAATGCTGGAGTAGCACTGGTTGCTTTGATATTCACAACCATGCGTTGAGAAGCCTTCAGTCCAGCTTATTTTTCAGGATGTTTTTGCTCCCTGGACCTTCTGTTCAGGTATATACCAGCAAAGCTCTATCTGCAGTCCATCTAATGAGTCATGCCAGCCCGTGCTGGAGTCCCTGTTCTCATCTGTTATGACTCCTGGCATTTCTTCATTACTCCCtctcagaaacattttgttcttgCGATACTTAGGAAGGGAGGATGAGAAGCCAAATGGGGCAGTGCAGCACTGCTCCAAGATACACACGTCAAGAGACTGTTAAGGTTAAGGAATGCTCAGTGTGAGGAGCAGGTATCTGCGAAGCCCCTTCACACTTGGTTTTAAGTTCTCTTGCATGCCCCCAGCTTGTGTCTGGCAGCCAGTGTAAAAATAAACTGACCTAGTAAGTTAATACTGCTCTGACAAGGGCtgtttgtgctttcttttcctctcatttccaGCCTTTAAATAGTAACCTGGTTCTTGATGTAAAGTTTCCTTACCTTTccttaacagaaaaaaaggagtgcAGGCGGGAACACCGCTCGCAGTGCAGCCAGGAGCCTCGTCGTGACATGGTGCATCCCAACGTGATCTGTGATGGCTGTGAAGGACCCGTGGTGGGTGCCAGGTTCAAGTGCACTGTCTGTCCAGATTATGACCTGTGTAGCACCTGTGAGGGGAAGGGCATCCACAAGGAGCACAACATGGTGATGTTTCAGAGCCCACTGCTAAATCCATTCGAGGTGAGCAAAATCAATGGAGGGGACCTAATGAATGGGATATGACTCAAGTTTAAGTTTTAGTTACTGAGAATCTGGCTGTGAACAGAGTCACAGGAAGATTACCCTTTACAGTGGCTTCCACGAGGACGCTGGCTCCGTAAAATGAGGCATGGAGGCCCACCCTTCCCATGGATGCACTGCTGGGGATATCCTGGCCCTGCAGCTCCGTGCCAAAACTCTGAACAAGCCCAGACTAATGCTGCAGCCTCCAGTCCACCCAATGCAGAAGGTAAGAGGTGGTGCTCTGGTAAACAAGGTAGTGGTGGAAGCAGAGTAGCAGAGATTCTACAGCATGGGGTGGGAAAGTAGACATAGGAACTAATCTAGTTTGCCTGAAATGTCACTGGCACCTTTCAGCACAGAGTGGGATTATTTTAAGGCATGCTTGGGCCCATGCAGTAGATGAGGATGCAGAGACTATCTGGAATCAAACCAAGCCGAGCTGTTAGGTCAAGCATGTCACTCCATATCTGCCTTTCAGCATGGCTAATGAGCCTTAACAATGCTAATGCCACTGGTTTTCTGTTCCAGAGGTAGCTCAGAGTTAGTTTTTGTCTCTATACTGCTGTTGTGCAAGTGTATGTGGGTGAGAGCAAATGAGCACCAAGATCTCACGGTGCTCTTTCTCTTTGAGCTTCTATGTGTGGTAACATAAGTTGTTTTTCTAGAAGCTTCTACTAACAGCCAGCCTCAGGACCCCAATGTCACCTTCTTAAAGAATGTGGGGGAGAGCGTTGCAGCTTTTCTGAGCCCCCTGGGTAAGTGATTTACCATTTGTTATCCTAATCCCTGAGACTGGCTTAAAGGACTTGTAGCAGGAGCAGCAGTCAGCTGTTGTGCCTGATTCTGGAACTACCTCATGCTACTATGGCTTGAAGGCTGAACAGTAACAGTGTTTACTCCTGGTACTAACAATGCCTGGGCTTAGCACAGCCACTCAGTACCTTTTTCAGAGCcttcttttagaagaaaatgaGGGAAGATTTCATCAACAAGTCACTACTGTAACACTAATTTTAAGTCAGCAGTGACTTGGGATCTTCCCTGGCTTATGTGGATGTAGTTAATTTCTGACCTTCTAAATGTTTGTCTTTTCTGTCCAGAGGAAGATGACTATTTGGTGCTTTGTATTTTAATCCCAACATATTATATGGCAAACTGTAGAATTACAGAAGCTTTACAGCATTTAGACTAGGACTGATCCACACTCTTGTAGGACAGAGCTTTGGAAAAATCTCCTAAGACTTTCTCCATCTGAAATGCATTTCTAGGTATTGAAGTTGATATTGATGTGGAACATGGAGGACAGAGAAGCAAAGTGACTCCTGCTTCTCCCAACCAAGAGAACAGTGCTCAGTCAAGCAGCAGTACTCTTAACCAAAACGTTCAGACCAAACCCGACTGGAGTAACACAGATTCTGCTTCAGAAGTAAATGGTGTTTCAGAGCAGATACAAGACATGGTGATAGATCCTGTGTCCACACAAATGGAGGATGCCAGCTTCCAGTCCCAGGTATAAGAATTATGTCACTAATGTACTATTTTTGGTGGTGAGGGTTTAATAGAAAGGAAGATAATAATCTGTATTGTGAGGTTGACTATTAAGATGTCAGAAGGTTAAGTGATACACAGTACTTAAGCTTTACAGGCTTACAGCAAAGGTGGTGGGACTTCTTGTGAATTTAATTGTAATAAAGGCAGATAAGTAGGAGCATGCATCTTACCTGGAAAGCACTGCAGCAGCCAGACCTTTTCTTCTGTCCGTTTCAGGAAAACAGTGAATCCAGCAGCAGTTCCTCAGGTGGTGATGAGGACTGGACCCACTTGTCTTCCAAGGAAGTGGATCCTTCCACAGGTGAACTGCAGTCTCTGCAGATGCCAGAGACAGAAGGTCCCAGCTCCCTGGATGAACAGGATCCTCCCCAGCCAGGTCCTACAGGACTGCGAGAAGCTGCACTCTacccacatctcccaccaggtATGAAAATGGAGGTTTCCTAACAAAGTAACTTTCACTCAGGAACTGCCAACTTCACCTAACATAGCTCTGCTTGTAGAGATAGTAGAAACCAAGTTCACAAGTTACAGCTAAACTTGTCTGTAACTTTGTCAGCAGATATGGCAGCTCTTTTGTGCCCTGTTGAGGACAATCAGGTTCTTCTCTTCAATGTAGGCAGCAAAGTCTTTGAACACTTCTGTCCTTAAGCTGCTGTGCCATTCAAGCAGCATTACAAAAAGTGGAACCCTAAACCATATCCTTGCTATGGACCCTTCAAGAGTGCCCTTCAAACCAGGATGCAGATCAGTGCATCCTGTGATgttaaagcagcatttttctggGGGGAGCCATTAACAGTAGGCCGGGCATGTAACACATCAACTGCATTGAGTCCCACAGCAAGACTCAGCACTTTCCTTAGCTGGTTATTTCTAACATCTGCCCTCCTGGGAGACAAAGGAGGGTGTGTTTTGTAGCATTTAGCTAGTTATGTGAGGATTAGTGCCAGCCTACCTACTGTGTGGTATTAAGGGCTTGGCTGGTTTGCCAATTATGTGAACTATTTCAACTTCATTCTTCTCCTAACAGAAGCAGACCCTCGCCTCATTGAGTCTCTGTCCCAGATGCTCTCTATGGGCTTCTCTGATGAGGGTGGATGGCTCACTCGACTCCTGCAGACAAAGAACTGTGACATTGGAGCAGCATTAGATGCCATCCAGTACTCCAAGCAGCCACCTCACTTGTAGTAGTACCCTGTGTAACAAAAAGCACTTGCCTTCAAACTAAAAGTAAACAATGCAGTACGAGTTACCCAGCAGTTCATCTTTCTTCCTGCCTAAGGGTTTGTGTCTCATGTTCCTAAGTACTTGTagaatggaggaaaaataaatgcttcctgTGCTGAGTGCAAGTGTCCTGTGTTTAAGTACCCCAGCACTACTGCTGAGCCAAACTCTTCCTCTCATTTAACTGAGAGCTTGTGATTCATCAAGCAGCTCCCTCAGTAAGGGAGGCAGCCCAGAACTGGGGTCCTGCCTTTGTGCACATACCTCATGTACACCCCCAGGGCTGCATTTTTGAAAAGAATCAGTTGCTTTGCTGGCTCTGAAGCCTGTTCTGCAGCTCTGGTGGAAATGGTTGCCATGGGAGAGCTTAACTAAGGAGTGGGAAGGGAAAGTAGCTGTAGTTTGTAATGGGGAATCAAAGAATGTAACTGTACTGGCCAGCAATCCTTGGAGCTTTCTCCCTCTAAGCTGACATACTTCCATTCTCCTAGCTGATCAGGTCACTGGACAACATTGTGTAATCCCAATACTTGCCCACTGCAACAGTCTTTTCCACCCTCATACTCTTCCCTCAGACACAGCCATGCAGCAAATAAACAGCTTTAATATTGCAGTTCTGGAAGGCTTAGAGTAAAGGCAGCTTCAGGTCAAACTCGTTTCAGTACTCAACATACAAAATACAACATAGAGGTGAAGAAACTAGGACCCAAAATGCCTGAATTCAGAGATCATCTTCAAACTCCTCACCTGTGCAGAAGAGGTGTTCACAAGAAACACTGCTTGACTTTGGCCCAGCATTACTGTAAAGGACATTTGCTCTCCCTGTGCTATCCAGAGAGCACCTGCCTGCAGTCAGCTCCAGAGCACCAGATCCTGCCCTTATCAGCTGCCTTCGAGGGTCTTTGAACAACACATCCTCAGCTGAGCAActggtgctgggcagctgggagGCAACCTGCTCAGAGCTAGCAATACACTGCTGAAATTCAAAGTCCCTACCTTGAGGCAGAGTTCTCCCAGCCTCTGCTGAGCACTTACTGGCCATAGCAGCAT
This window of the Calypte anna isolate BGI_N300 chromosome 13, bCalAnn1_v1.p, whole genome shotgun sequence genome carries:
- the SQSTM1 gene encoding sequestosome-1 isoform X1, with the translated sequence MASLTVKAYLLGKEEAAREIRRFTLLPPASYQAIHDRVAELFQGLLRAGPPPAFRMHYKDEDGDLIAFSTDEELGMAMPYVQDGVFRVYIKEKKECRREHRSQCSQEPRRDMVHPNVICDGCEGPVVGARFKCTVCPDYDLCSTCEGKGIHKEHNMVMFQSPLLNPFEWLPRGRWLRKMRHGGPPFPWMHCWGYPGPAAPCQNSEQAQTNAAASSPPNAEEASTNSQPQDPNVTFLKNVGESVAAFLSPLGIEVDIDVEHGGQRSKVTPASPNQENSAQSSSSTLNQNVQTKPDWSNTDSASEVNGVSEQIQDMVIDPVSTQMEDASFQSQENSESSSSSSGGDEDWTHLSSKEVDPSTGELQSLQMPETEGPSSLDEQDPPQPGPTGLREAALYPHLPPEADPRLIESLSQMLSMGFSDEGGWLTRLLQTKNCDIGAALDAIQYSKQPPHL
- the SQSTM1 gene encoding sequestosome-1 isoform X2; the encoded protein is MASLTVKAYLLGKEEAAREIRRFTLLPPASYQAIHDRVAELFQGLLRAGPPPAFRMHYKDEDGDLIAFSTDEELGMAMPYVQDGVFRVYIKEKKECRREHRSQCSQEPRRDMVHPNVICDGCEGPVVGARFKCTVCPDYDLCSTCEGKGIHKEHNMVMFQSPLLNPFEWLPRGRWLRKMRHGGPPFPWMHCWGYPGPAAPCQNSEQAQTNAAASSPPNAEASTNSQPQDPNVTFLKNVGESVAAFLSPLGIEVDIDVEHGGQRSKVTPASPNQENSAQSSSSTLNQNVQTKPDWSNTDSASEVNGVSEQIQDMVIDPVSTQMEDASFQSQENSESSSSSSGGDEDWTHLSSKEVDPSTGELQSLQMPETEGPSSLDEQDPPQPGPTGLREAALYPHLPPEADPRLIESLSQMLSMGFSDEGGWLTRLLQTKNCDIGAALDAIQYSKQPPHL
- the SQSTM1 gene encoding sequestosome-1 isoform X3 translates to MASLTVKAYLLGKEEAAREIRRFTLLPPASYQAIHDRVAELFQGLLRAGPPPAFRMHYKDEDGDLIAFSTDEELGMAMPYVQDGVFRVYIKEKKECRREHRSQCSQEPRRDMVHPNVICDGCEGPVVGARFKCTVCPDYDLCSTCEGKGIHKEHNMVMFQSPLLNPFEWLPRGRWLRKMRHGGPPFPWMHCWGYPGPAAPCQNSEQAQTNAAASSPPNAEGIEVDIDVEHGGQRSKVTPASPNQENSAQSSSSTLNQNVQTKPDWSNTDSASEVNGVSEQIQDMVIDPVSTQMEDASFQSQENSESSSSSSGGDEDWTHLSSKEVDPSTGELQSLQMPETEGPSSLDEQDPPQPGPTGLREAALYPHLPPEADPRLIESLSQMLSMGFSDEGGWLTRLLQTKNCDIGAALDAIQYSKQPPHL